In bacterium, one genomic interval encodes:
- a CDS encoding molybdopterin-dependent oxidoreductase, translating into MTTETGRGYPSIPSIDRRLFVKFLGGGVGAAVFSLQNACTFLEPLEPDDNPLSRKVRRDWEAIYHDQYRYDGTFDWVCSPNDTHACRIRAYVRNGIVVRSGSTYDYQDYADLYGNHATANWNPRQCAKGYTFHRVLYGPYRLRHPIVRRGWKAWADAGFPALTSELKSKYKFDSRGDDEFIQISWEEAFRKIALALEAIAKRYSGEEGKQLLLDQGYQPEMVEAMGGAGTRTLKMRGGMGLLGVLGKYGMYRLCNTMALLDAQVRGVGPEKARAGRAWSNYTWHGDQAPGHPWVHGLQASDCDFNDLRYSKLIIMDGKNLVENKLTDSHWFIECMERGGKIVVIAPEYGPPSTKADYWIPIRVATDTALWLGITRLMIDKGHYDEGFVKRFTDFPLLVRHDNLQRLRADEVFPGYRSDLDPEGPSMKIQGLTAEQHGQLGDRVIWDEIIGGPKPLNRDDVGETMTAKGLAPALEGTFEVQLANGSTVRCSTLWTLYQTHLEDYDLDTVCEITDCPQNLVERLAEDIATMKPVAIHQGEGINHWFHATEMNRAAYLPLLLTGNIGKPGAGCHTWAGNYKAALFQGSPQTGPGFKGWVAEDPFDLNLDPKTPGKDIHAHAYTKDEEPAYWNHGDKALIVDTPKFGRRCFTGDSHMPTPTKSIIFNNVNLINNAKWAYEMIKNVNPNIELIVSLDIQMTASIEYADLALPANSWLEFEDLEVTASCSNPFLQVWKGGITPVFESKDDLSILAGIAKALGQVTGDERFVQAFQFEHEGRRDVYLQRLLDSSTTTAGYRVEDLMAGKYGPPGGALMNFRTYPRIPFYEQIHDNEPFHTDTGRLHAYSDVPEAIEYGENFIVHREGPEATPYQPNVIVSTNPLVRPEDYGVPADAEHWDERTICNVKLPWQEVKKTKNFLWEKGLQFYCLTPKTRHRVHSGWSNVDWHMLYDSNFGDPYRLDKRAPSVGEHQIHLNPQAARDLGINDGDYVYVDANPADRPYMGAKPDEFFYRVARCMLRVKYNHAYPYNIVMIKHAPFIATERSVRAHESRPDGRALSEHTGYQANLRYGSQQSITRNWHMPMHQTDTLFHKSKVFMNFIFGGEADNHALNTVPKEALVRVTKAEDGGMGGKGVWKPATTGYTPDNENDFMRRYLAGELIRVRKA; encoded by the coding sequence ATGACGACCGAAACCGGCCGCGGTTACCCGTCGATCCCGTCGATCGATCGGCGGCTCTTTGTCAAATTTCTGGGGGGTGGGGTGGGCGCCGCCGTCTTCTCGTTGCAGAACGCTTGCACCTTTTTGGAACCACTCGAGCCCGATGACAACCCGCTTTCGAGAAAAGTCCGCCGCGATTGGGAAGCGATCTACCACGACCAGTATCGCTACGACGGCACGTTCGACTGGGTGTGCTCACCCAACGACACTCATGCCTGCCGCATTCGCGCCTATGTCAGAAACGGCATCGTCGTCAGGAGTGGCTCGACCTACGACTACCAGGACTACGCCGACCTCTACGGCAACCACGCGACCGCCAACTGGAATCCCCGCCAGTGCGCCAAGGGCTACACATTTCACCGGGTCCTTTATGGACCCTACCGGCTGCGCCATCCGATCGTGCGGCGGGGCTGGAAAGCCTGGGCCGACGCCGGCTTTCCGGCGCTCACCTCCGAGCTCAAGTCGAAGTACAAGTTCGACAGCCGGGGCGACGACGAGTTCATCCAGATCTCATGGGAGGAGGCCTTCCGAAAGATCGCTCTGGCGCTCGAAGCGATCGCCAAGCGCTACAGCGGCGAAGAAGGCAAACAGCTTCTTTTGGACCAGGGCTATCAGCCCGAGATGGTCGAGGCCATGGGCGGTGCGGGCACCCGTACCCTCAAGATGCGCGGCGGCATGGGCCTCCTGGGAGTACTGGGCAAATACGGCATGTACCGGCTGTGCAACACGATGGCTCTGCTCGACGCCCAGGTGCGTGGAGTGGGGCCCGAGAAAGCTCGGGCCGGTCGCGCCTGGTCGAACTACACCTGGCACGGCGATCAGGCTCCCGGGCACCCCTGGGTGCACGGTCTCCAGGCCTCCGACTGTGACTTCAACGATCTGCGCTACTCCAAGCTCATCATCATGGATGGCAAGAACCTGGTGGAGAACAAGCTCACTGACTCCCACTGGTTCATCGAGTGCATGGAACGCGGCGGCAAGATCGTCGTCATCGCCCCCGAATACGGTCCGCCTTCGACCAAAGCCGACTACTGGATCCCCATTCGGGTAGCCACCGACACCGCGTTGTGGCTGGGCATCACCCGCCTGATGATCGACAAAGGGCACTACGACGAGGGGTTCGTCAAGCGCTTTACCGACTTCCCACTTCTAGTGCGGCACGACAACCTGCAGCGGCTCAGAGCCGACGAGGTTTTCCCCGGTTACCGCTCGGATCTCGATCCGGAAGGCCCGTCGATGAAGATCCAGGGTTTGACTGCCGAGCAACATGGGCAGTTGGGCGACCGGGTGATCTGGGACGAGATCATTGGCGGCCCTAAGCCGCTCAACCGCGATGACGTAGGCGAGACGATGACCGCCAAAGGGCTGGCGCCGGCTCTCGAGGGGACGTTCGAGGTTCAACTGGCAAACGGTTCGACGGTCCGCTGCTCGACCCTGTGGACGCTCTACCAGACGCATCTCGAGGACTACGACCTCGACACCGTATGCGAGATCACGGATTGCCCGCAAAATCTGGTCGAGCGACTGGCCGAGGACATCGCCACGATGAAGCCGGTGGCGATCCACCAGGGCGAAGGCATCAATCACTGGTTTCACGCCACCGAGATGAACCGGGCGGCGTACCTGCCGCTGCTCCTGACCGGCAATATCGGCAAACCCGGCGCCGGCTGCCACACCTGGGCCGGCAACTACAAAGCGGCGCTGTTCCAAGGCTCCCCGCAGACCGGCCCCGGCTTCAAGGGTTGGGTGGCCGAAGACCCGTTCGATCTAAATCTCGATCCAAAGACACCGGGCAAGGACATCCACGCCCACGCCTACACCAAGGACGAGGAGCCGGCATATTGGAACCACGGCGACAAGGCACTGATCGTCGATACCCCGAAGTTCGGCAGGCGGTGCTTCACCGGCGACAGCCACATGCCGACGCCCACCAAGTCGATCATTTTCAACAACGTCAACTTGATCAACAACGCCAAGTGGGCGTACGAGATGATCAAGAACGTCAATCCCAACATCGAGCTGATCGTTTCGCTGGACATCCAGATGACGGCATCGATCGAATACGCGGATCTGGCGCTACCAGCCAACTCCTGGCTCGAATTCGAAGACCTCGAAGTCACGGCCAGCTGCTCGAACCCGTTTCTACAGGTCTGGAAGGGAGGCATCACGCCGGTCTTCGAGAGCAAGGACGATCTGTCGATCCTGGCCGGGATCGCCAAAGCGCTCGGCCAGGTCACCGGCGACGAGCGCTTCGTCCAGGCCTTCCAGTTCGAGCACGAGGGGCGCCGGGACGTCTATCTGCAGCGCCTTCTGGACAGTTCGACCACCACCGCCGGGTACAGGGTCGAGGACCTAATGGCCGGCAAGTACGGCCCGCCCGGTGGGGCGCTGATGAACTTCCGCACCTATCCGCGTATTCCGTTCTACGAGCAGATCCACGACAACGAGCCTTTTCATACCGACACCGGCCGGCTGCACGCCTACTCGGACGTGCCGGAAGCAATCGAGTACGGCGAGAACTTCATCGTCCACCGGGAGGGCCCGGAGGCGACTCCCTATCAGCCCAACGTCATCGTCAGCACCAACCCTCTTGTCCGCCCCGAGGACTATGGCGTGCCGGCCGACGCCGAGCACTGGGATGAGCGCACGATCTGCAACGTCAAGCTGCCGTGGCAGGAGGTGAAGAAAACCAAGAACTTTCTTTGGGAAAAGGGCCTCCAGTTCTACTGCCTGACCCCCAAGACCCGGCATCGGGTGCACAGCGGCTGGTCGAATGTCGATTGGCACATGCTGTACGACTCGAATTTCGGCGACCCCTACCGGCTCGACAAACGGGCGCCCTCGGTGGGCGAGCACCAAATCCACCTCAACCCCCAAGCGGCGCGTGACTTGGGGATCAACGACGGTGACTACGTCTATGTGGACGCCAACCCGGCCGATCGGCCGTATATGGGCGCCAAGCCCGACGAGTTCTTCTACCGCGTCGCCCGCTGCATGCTGCGGGTGAAGTACAACCACGCCTACCCCTACAACATCGTGATGATCAAGCACGCGCCTTTTATCGCCACCGAGAGAAGCGTCCGGGCGCACGAGAGCCGGCCCGACGGGCGGGCTTTGTCAGAGCACACCGGCTATCAGGCCAACCTCCGCTACGGCTCGCAGCAGTCGATCACTCGCAACTGGCACATGCCGATGCACCAGACCGACACCCTTTTTCACAAGTCCAAGGTCTTCATGAACTTCATCTTTGGCGGCGAGGCCGACAACCATGCCTTGAACACGGTGCCCAAGGAGGCCCTGGTGCGGGTGACCAAGGCCGAGGACGGCGGCATGGGCGGCAAGGGAGTGTGGAAACCGGCGACTACAGGCTACACCCCGGACAATGAAAACGACTTTATGCGGCGCTATCTGGCCGGTGAATTGATTCGCGTGAGAAAGGCTTAG